CGAGCGCGAGAGCCTCGGTTACGTGAGCGTGGACGAGCCCGATCTCCCGGGCCTCCTGCCGCGGGTCGCGCGCGCGACCGGGCCGCTCGCATACGTGCGGTTCCATGGACGGAACAAGAAGAGCTGGTACGACGGTGCGCCGCGCGGGGAGGATGAAGGCCAGGGGCGCAAAGGGGCGCCTCGAGAACGCGAAGGCCCGGGCGTCAAAGCGCCGCCCCGCGAGCGCGACCGACGTCTCCTCCGCTACGACTACCTCTATTCCGAGGCGGAGCTCAAGGAATGGGCGGACAAGATTCGCGCGCTGAACCAGAAGACCGAGAAGACCTTCGTCTTCTTCAACAATTGCCATGCCGGCCAGGCCGCCACGAGCGCGAAGCTGATGCGAAAGCTCCTCGACATGCCCGAGCCGAGCCTCACGGAGCAGACGGGGTTCCTGTGATCGTGGCGCTACCCTGCCGCACTTTGAGCTATCTCCCGCCGAGCCGCCTCCCCTCTACGCGACCTTCCCCGCGAGTACATGTTCCGATGCGCGAATACACGTTGACCCATCTGAGTGACGCGGTTCTTCTTCGCGACCTGGCCGCGCTGGTCGCTCGAGATCGCCTCACCACGGCTACGCTCCTGGCCCACATCGCCGAAGTGGACGCCCGCCGGCTGTACGTTCCGGCCAGCTACCCGTCCATGCATGCCTATTGTGTTGACGAGCTGCACCTGTCCGAGGACGCAGCTTCGAAACGCATCCACGCCGCGCGAGCGGCCCGGCGATTCCCGGTGCTTTTCACGGCCCTAGCCGAAGGTCGCCTTCATCTGGCAGCGGTCTGCCTCCTCGCACCCCACCTCACTCCAGAGAATGTCGACGAGCTGATCGAGATAGCGACGCACCGGCGCAAGTCGGAGATCGAAGAGCTGCTTGCGGGCCGCTTTCCGCTTTCGGGATTGCAGCTTTCGGAATTGCCCGCGAAAATTCGGCCAATTGCCACAATGACTTACGAGCAACAACATGCCCCAGGGCATGTTGAACGTGATGTTTCGACGCCGATCGCAACACCCGATGAACATGCCGTGGGGCATGTTGGTCATCCGACACCGCCTCCTTTAGCCCAGCTTCCTTCCGCTGATCGATTCTTAGTTCAGCTCACGATCCCGAAGAGCACCCATGACAAGCTTCGCCACGCCCAAGCCTTGCTCAGCCATGCAATTCCCAACGGGGACATGGCTCAGGTGCTCGACCGGGCGCTCGATGCTCTAATTCATAAGCTCGAGAGACAGAAGATAGGGGTCGCTTGCCGTCCGCGACGACAGCACGACAATGTTCACCCCGACCCCAAGGTCAGGAATCATTACGTCCCCGCACACGTTCGCCGCGCTGTTTGGGAGCGGGATCAGGGTCAATGCACCTTCGTGAGCAAGAGGGGAGGCCGCTGCAAGGCACGTAGATTTCTTGAATTCGATCATATTGACCCGGTGGCGCGCGGGGGAAAGGCGATCGTCGATCGCATGCGCCTGCGATGTCGCGCACATAACCAGTACGAAGCCGAGCGGGTGTTCGGCGCCGGGTTCATGGCCAGGAAGCGGCTAGAGGGGCGCCGACCCGTGGCCGACCAACACTCCCGAGACGTCCTGGCCGGCCTACGCAGCCTCGGATGTCCCGTCAACGAAGCGCGTCGCGCCGTTGAGATCTCCGAAGCTCATCATGGAGCAACCCTGGAGGAGCGCATGCGGCTCGCACTAAAATTTCTTCGCCGAACGGGATCGCCATGATCCGGAACGTCCCCGGTCCCGGCTCCGGGAACCCTGGGTTCCCGCAGCTTTTCGCGGACGAGCCGCGCGTGGCCGCTTCCAGCGTCGAGACAGTGGAAGAGTTCCACAAGATGCTCCTGTCGCTACAGGACGGGAACGACCAGCGCGAGAACATGCGCGGCCGTGGCGGCGCCCCACACGGCCGTGGCGCCCCGGAGCTGGTTCACGCTGAATCGCTGCCCGCGCGGCCGGCGCGCTACGGGGACCTTGCCGAGCCGCTCCCTCGTACCCTCGCGCACGTCCTCGACGCGCAGGGGATCTCCCGCCTCTATTCGCACCAGGCCGAGGCGATCGATCTCGCCCGCGCGGGGAAGCACCTCGTGGTCGCGACCGGCACCGCCTCGGGGAAGTCGCTCGCGTACCATATCCCGGTCCTGGAACGCCTCCTCCTCGAGCCGCACGCCACCGCGCTCTATCTCTTCCCAACGAAAGCGCTCGCGCAGGATCAGCTCCGCGGGCTCAACCGATTCGCCGAGGCGTCCTACGACCTCGCCCGCGTGCTCGCGACCGGCACCTACGACGGCGACACGCCTGGCTCCGCGCGGCGGAAGCTCCGCGAGACCGGAAACGCGATCCTCACGAATCCAGACATGCTCCACCAGGGGATCCTGCCCTATCACGCGCGCTGGGGGCGCTTCTTCTCGAATCTGCGCTACGTCGTCGTCGACGAGGTGCACACCTATCGGGGCATCTTTGGCTCGCACGTGGCGAACGTGCTCCGCAGGCTGCGCCGAATCGCGCGGCACTACGACGCCGAGCCGCAATTCCTTCTTTCCTCGGCGACGCTCCGCAATCCGCAGGAGCTGGCTGAGCTTCTCGTGGGGGACGAGGTTGCCTTGGTGGACCAGGACGGCTCTCCGCGCGGGCCCAAGCTCTTCGCGTTCTGGAATCCGCGCCAGTATGGCCTCGATTCGCCCGAGCGGCGCAGCGCCTCCGTCGACGCCGAGCGGATCCTGGTCGCGCTCTTGAAGCGCGGCGTGCAGTCGATCGTGTTCACCAAGGCGCGCGTCGTGGCCGAGCTGATCTACCGCTACGCGCGCGAGCGTCTCGAACGCGAAGAACGCGGGCTCGCGGATCTCCTTAGCCCGTATCGCGGAGGCTACCTCCCCGAAGAGAGGCGCGCGATCGAGCGGCGGCTTTTCGAGGGTGAGCTGCGTGGGGTCATTTCGACCAACGCCCTCGAGCTGGGGATCGACGTGGGCACGCTCGACGCCTCGATCCTCGTCGGCTTCCCGAACACGATCGCGAGCACGTGGCAACAGGCGGGACGCGCGGGTCGGAAGCAGGCGCCCTCGCTCGCGGTGGTGGTCGCGTACGAGGATCCGGTCGACCAGTACCTCATGCGGCATCCGAACTATTTCTTCGGCCAGTCCGTGGAGAGCGCGGTGCTGGACCCCGAGAATCCCTACGTCCTCGCCTCGCAGCTCTCGTGTGCGGCCTACGAGCTGCCGCTGAGCGAAGAGGACGAAGCGATCTTCGGAAGTCGCGCGCCGGCGATCGCCTCCATCCTCGAGGAGGAGGGCTCATTCAAATCGCTCGACGGGCTCCGCTACTGGTCCTCGGCCGAATACCCGGCGGGCAGCGTGAACCTGCGCACGATTTCCGACGACACCTTCACGATCCTCGACCAGACGCGGGAGAACGCGGTGCTCGGCACCGTGGATTCGATCAGCGCGCCGGAGCTTCTCTATCCCGAGGCGATCTACCTCCACGAGGGGGACACCTACTTCGTTCGCGATCTGGACCTGCGTCAAAAGGTCGCCTACGTGGAGCCGCGCGAGGTGGACTACTACACCCAGCCCGTGCTCGACACGCACCTGAAGCTCGAGGAGACGCGAGAGTCGAAGCGGTTCGGGGAGGAGGCGATCGGGTTGGGCCCGGCGGAGGTTTCGTGGCAGACCGTCGCGATGAAGAAGATCCGCTTCCGGAGTCTCGACGCGATCGGCTATCACCCGCTCGATCTGCCGCGGCAGAAGCTGGACACCATGGCGCTCTGGATCCAACCGAGCGAGGGGACTCGGAATAAGGTCCGGACCGCGGGGATGAACCCTCGCGAGGGCATGTCGGGGCTTCGGAACCTCCTCATCACGATCCTTCCGCTCCACGTCATGTGCGATCGCCCCGACATCGGCGGCATTTTGGAAAGCGCGAATCTGGGGGAGGCGACGATCTTCATGTACGACCGCTATCCGGGCGGGCTCGGCTACGCGGAGCGCGGGTATGCGATCGTGGGGGAGCTTCTGGGCGCGGCGCTTCGGCTGGTCGAGGACTGCCCGTGCGAGCTGGGCTGTCCCTCTTGCGTGGGGCTGCCGATATTGCGCCCGGCGCAGCAGCAGGATCCCGACCTCTACGGCGGCTGGCCGATCCCGAGCAAGGCGGCGACGGTGGCCCTGCTCAGGCGGATGCTCGGGCGATGATCTCTCCGGCGGTGCGACAGCGGATCGGGGAGTTCCTGCGGCGCGAGCCGCGCACGGAGGTGAGGTTTCCACGCCCCGAGCCCCGCATCGTTCCAACCTCGATCGAGGAGATCCTCCCCGGCGGGATCCTCATCGGACGCGAAGGCCCGTGCTTCGTGCACGAGCGGCTCTACACCGAGCTAAACGAGCGCCCCATGCCGCTCCTCAGGCGATTCGAGCAGATAGGGAGGCCGGATCTGGCGGAGGTCGAAGATGGCGCGTACTGGGAGCCTGTCGACGGTCCGGATGGCTCACCCGCC
The genomic region above belongs to Candidatus Eisenbacteria bacterium and contains:
- a CDS encoding DEAD/DEAH box helicase, producing MIRNVPGPGSGNPGFPQLFADEPRVAASSVETVEEFHKMLLSLQDGNDQRENMRGRGGAPHGRGAPELVHAESLPARPARYGDLAEPLPRTLAHVLDAQGISRLYSHQAEAIDLARAGKHLVVATGTASGKSLAYHIPVLERLLLEPHATALYLFPTKALAQDQLRGLNRFAEASYDLARVLATGTYDGDTPGSARRKLRETGNAILTNPDMLHQGILPYHARWGRFFSNLRYVVVDEVHTYRGIFGSHVANVLRRLRRIARHYDAEPQFLLSSATLRNPQELAELLVGDEVALVDQDGSPRGPKLFAFWNPRQYGLDSPERRSASVDAERILVALLKRGVQSIVFTKARVVAELIYRYARERLEREERGLADLLSPYRGGYLPEERRAIERRLFEGELRGVISTNALELGIDVGTLDASILVGFPNTIASTWQQAGRAGRKQAPSLAVVVAYEDPVDQYLMRHPNYFFGQSVESAVLDPENPYVLASQLSCAAYELPLSEEDEAIFGSRAPAIASILEEEGSFKSLDGLRYWSSAEYPAGSVNLRTISDDTFTILDQTRENAVLGTVDSISAPELLYPEAIYLHEGDTYFVRDLDLRQKVAYVEPREVDYYTQPVLDTHLKLEETRESKRFGEEAIGLGPAEVSWQTVAMKKIRFRSLDAIGYHPLDLPRQKLDTMALWIQPSEGTRNKVRTAGMNPREGMSGLRNLLITILPLHVMCDRPDIGGILESANLGEATIFMYDRYPGGLGYAERGYAIVGELLGAALRLVEDCPCELGCPSCVGLPILRPAQQQDPDLYGGWPIPSKAATVALLRRMLGR